The Variovorax sp. PMC12 genome segment AAACCCGCTACCGGCATCGCCCCTGGCTGGTCCAAGGGCGTAGACGACTGGCTGAACAACCGGCCCGGTAAGGCACCCGAGACGCCCCCTGTGGGAATCATTCGGGAAGGCCCCGAGCGAGGCCCACAGCGGCCGATCATCGACGAGGGGCGACTACCCCCTCTTGACGAGGGCAAGGCCCCTGCCCGGCTCCCTGATGAGCCCCCTCTGAAGCCCGGCCGGACTAAGCCGTGGGACGAGAAGTGGGATTCCCCGGTGTACCGCACGAACCGTGGTGCGCCGAACATTCTCGACCTCCCACCGCTCCGCAAGCTCAGTCAGCTCGCCGACTACGTTCGGACCTACTCCAAGAATTCGGACATCGTGGCCCTTATGGACCGCGCCCTGAAGGGCATCGACCTGAGGAAGATCCGCTTCGATGTGGTGGACCCGAAGACGAACCTTGGGAAGCTCAACGTGGATGCCCGCTTGGCTCAGAAGCTCAATGGAGCGTATGGCCTGGTTTCCACCCCCCACGGCTCCTCAGGGGATGGCATTCAGATGGCCCTCCGTGGCTACGGCTGGGGAAGCGCAGGGCACGGCCTCAACGAAGAAACCTTCGTCCACGAGCTGCTGCATGCCGCGACCGTCTACAAGATGCTCCGCGTGCAGTCGGGCCGAACACAGGGCATGCACCCGAAGTCGATCCAGGCTATCAAGGAGCTGGAGCAACTCCACAAGGACGTGGCTGCAAAGGGCATCCCGCCGCAGTTCGACATCCAGATGGGGGACTCCTTCGAGTTCATCTCCTACGGGTTGACCCAGCGGCCATTCCAAGAGTGGCTCAAGACGGTTCAGGTAGACGGCCCCAAGACCACCCTGTGGACGAAGTTCACTGAAGGTCTGCGTAAGCTGCTGGGGATGTCCCCGACCGAGGGCACGGCCTATGCCAAGCTGATCGACCTCAGCGACCACCTCTTGAGGAAGTCGGGCATTGAGGGGAAACCCAAAGTGACCTCGCAGTTCGAGCCGACCGGCGAGCACATCTCCAAGGCGGACGTAGCCGCAGCAGACGCCGCAGACATCCCCACCGTCTACGGTTGGGGCCTCGGCCTGGAGCACAAGCTGATGAACAAGAAGCTCCCTCCAGCGGTCCGCCAGCTCGCGTCCAAACTGTTCGGTTCAACGACCGGGCACAAGGGTCACGCGGTGGTGGAACGGAACGCCTGGGACGACACCATCATGCGAGCCGAGGGGTGGACGGCGGACATGCGCAAAACCGCCTACGGCGCCTTCGACAGCTGGTTCAAGCAATCCGGCAAGAAGTTCCACGAGAAGGGTGAGGCGTTCGAGGACTTCGGAACACAGGTGGGCAACTACGTGCGAGGCTTCGAGGGCGACTTCCATCCCGAGGTGAAACGTGCCGGTGAGCATCTGCGGAAGCTCTACGCCAACGTGGTGGATGAAATCAACAACCCCGCCCTACGGGCCGGTGGCTTCAAGAAGGGCCTAACGGAAACCGAGGTCCGCGACGACATCACCGGGGAAACCATGCTGGTGGGCAAGCTGGAGAAGAACGCCAACTACCTGCCGCGCAAGCACGACGCCCGCAAGTGGGACGAGATGGTGCGCACCTGGGGCCGCGAGGCGGTCGAATCGTGGTGGGCCAATGCCTTCCTGAAGGCGTCCCCTGACCGCACCCCGGAACAGGCCCGCAAGTGGGCAGGCTGGTACGCCAGGACGGTGGAGGAAGCGCACATGAATCGCTCCGCAGACCACCTCGAAGAGATGATGACTGGCTACGACGAGAAGGCCCTTCTGGAGTCCCTCGTGCGCAACGGCGGATTCACCGAGAGCGATGCTCGGGCGCTCATGCGGGACATGTTCAAGGACCCCTCTAAGGATGCCGGTAGGACGGCCTCAAGCCTGCGCCATCGGAACACCATCGCGGAGACCCACACGGAGAAGTGGAGGAAGGCTGGCGAGGACGCTGACGTGGAAATCACACTCAACGACTTCATCAAGTCCAACGCCCTCGACGTGTCCGAGTCCTACTTCCGGCGCACTGCTTCGAGCATCGCGCTTGCGGACCGGCTCGACATCTACAAGCAATCCGACATCGGCTCTCTGATCGACAAGGCCACGGCCAAGACGTTCGGTGCCGAGGGGTTCAGCGAGGCCGCTGCCGTGCAGGCCAAAAAGGACCTGAAGTTCGCCGTGGATCGCATCCAAGGGATTCCGCAAGAGGAGTTCTCGATGCTGAACAAGGCAATGAGCCAGTGGCGCGACTTCAACGTGATCCGCCTGATGGGAGGCGCCGTGTGGAATCAGGTCTCCGAACTCTCGCAGATCGTTGGCTCGATGGGCTGGAAGGCAACCCTTGCGGCAGCAAGCGAACTCCGCGCGATCCGCCGCGACATCGCCACCGGCAAGGCCCCACACGACTTCCTAGACCACCTTGAGAACACCATCGGGGGCGTCGGGTCGGAGTACGTGGCCCGCCTGGACTTCAGCCCGAAGGACGATTGGGTCCGCTACAAGGGTGACACGCCTATGAATCGACGCCTCGATGCGCTCGACAGCGGCACCAAGAAGATCGCGAAGGGGGTTCTCGACTACACCGGCATGACGGGCACGATGATCCAGCAGAAGCGCATCCACGCAATCGCGCTGGTCAATCACTTCGTGAATGCGGCCAACGGCCCCCCGAGCAAGTTCCTCTCGAAGGACCGGCTCGCCTGGATGGGCATGAGCGAGGCGGACTACGCCAACCTCAACACGGCCATCGCGGCG includes the following:
- a CDS encoding transglycosylase SLT domain-containing protein → MGQPTSAGEVRQFTLETERKYGLPDGTLFKQAGIESNFGKAMLSPKGAQGWFGFMPATAKEYGLSDPNDFRQSADAAGRKMRDLLKKHDGNMDYALVDYNGGWKAVAALQGGKPWKESAGYLAKFHGMTADEIAKRTAPPPAMGEQFTTATTVSPTDGPAATALGYAQRQHDNEFGGVINGVRHLPDAVSLGFQTQNTVYNFWKDQGVATASGDFLDLNAPEAQDTLKQFPQNYWGYLMQSTTREGFDKRAVRLRESMQKEQELGNLGVAPAIIGGVAGGLVDLPTLLAFVPGAGGAGLLTKASRLTNAVRMGLVGAATNVAYDAVANQYRPTATADDLYISGAFGFGLGALSGGAASLKRIGALEEELGRLRQWGMSEGKKGLKGELEEAGGKPATGIAPGWSKGVDDWLNNRPGKAPETPPVGIIREGPERGPQRPIIDEGRLPPLDEGKAPARLPDEPPLKPGRTKPWDEKWDSPVYRTNRGAPNILDLPPLRKLSQLADYVRTYSKNSDIVALMDRALKGIDLRKIRFDVVDPKTNLGKLNVDARLAQKLNGAYGLVSTPHGSSGDGIQMALRGYGWGSAGHGLNEETFVHELLHAATVYKMLRVQSGRTQGMHPKSIQAIKELEQLHKDVAAKGIPPQFDIQMGDSFEFISYGLTQRPFQEWLKTVQVDGPKTTLWTKFTEGLRKLLGMSPTEGTAYAKLIDLSDHLLRKSGIEGKPKVTSQFEPTGEHISKADVAAADAADIPTVYGWGLGLEHKLMNKKLPPAVRQLASKLFGSTTGHKGHAVVERNAWDDTIMRAEGWTADMRKTAYGAFDSWFKQSGKKFHEKGEAFEDFGTQVGNYVRGFEGDFHPEVKRAGEHLRKLYANVVDEINNPALRAGGFKKGLTETEVRDDITGETMLVGKLEKNANYLPRKHDARKWDEMVRTWGREAVESWWANAFLKASPDRTPEQARKWAGWYARTVEEAHMNRSADHLEEMMTGYDEKALLESLVRNGGFTESDARALMRDMFKDPSKDAGRTASSLRHRNTIAETHTEKWRKAGEDADVEITLNDFIKSNALDVSESYFRRTASSIALADRLDIYKQSDIGSLIDKATAKTFGAEGFSEAAAVQAKKDLKFAVDRIQGIPQEEFSMLNKAMSQWRDFNVIRLMGGAVWNQVSELSQIVGSMGWKATLAAASELRAIRRDIATGKAPHDFLDHLENTIGGVGSEYVARLDFSPKDDWVRYKGDTPMNRRLDALDSGTKKIAKGVLDYTGMTGTMIQQKRIHAIALVNHFVNAANGPPSKFLSKDRLAWMGMSEADYANLNTAIAAHTKGTGKGDYGTKHSFDIKAFAKAEPEMNSMLMNALHRETRRVVQENDLASMVPLMGTTLGKTVFQFMNFSIHGWNKSMLFAMNHKDFSTLSTVLHGGFFASLAYMGRTQLSAMGMDEAKKQEFLDKRMSTKQIVANSFGRISQASLLPTAYDTTLGNFTGAMFAGTRTTSDVTSFASNPTLQAINGVLSLGKIVRNAASDDLQTTQRDIKTWGRLLPLNNTALVTPFLNALANDYPTDEDATK